One Polyangiaceae bacterium DNA window includes the following coding sequences:
- a CDS encoding insulinase family protein: protein MKRRFASFAAACIAIGGCASSTHTSVVPVRKDKPTPPPVVEAQAPKEPPPESFPARPFTPAPATWAELGNGLKIVSRRDKAVPIAHLRIAVLAGSSVDGEATGLSAVCSRAVASSGAATLSDTELQGKLETLGASLNVDVDVDRVVYGLSVVKDRMPEAFDLLAQVVTKPRLGNDDIVRVQKRLAEEAADNARGDGRWGAMMMLYRDLFALPSEYHPYASYDATVDDINKLKPGDCKNWHRRFFVPSNMLVAASGDVDPVVLQSAAQKGLGKLRKASAPSISFTDPLPPGSMKITLVDRPGSEQSEVAVGTLAPKQDEPTYPSFLVADQVVGGTYTGRLFTDLREKRGLAYLSFSSVDSYANGPSVFYLYAQTQNSSTGEALAALLDHAQKMVTEAPTAAENETASRFLAGWHSIDAGVPGKTADSLCDSWVNKQPDDAPEELAKAIRKTTPESTQKAFAEYVRRGHMIVVVSGDVSKVGAALQPFGEVKVVDPMRNFARIKTLPATRN from the coding sequence ATGAAGCGCCGATTCGCATCGTTTGCCGCTGCATGCATTGCAATCGGAGGTTGCGCGAGCAGCACGCACACGTCGGTCGTCCCGGTGCGTAAAGACAAACCAACGCCACCACCGGTCGTCGAAGCCCAAGCGCCCAAAGAGCCGCCTCCCGAATCGTTTCCAGCGCGACCGTTCACGCCAGCACCGGCCACGTGGGCAGAGCTCGGCAATGGGCTGAAGATCGTGAGTCGCCGCGACAAAGCCGTGCCGATCGCTCATTTGCGCATTGCCGTTCTTGCGGGTTCGTCCGTGGATGGAGAGGCCACGGGGCTATCCGCGGTATGCTCGAGGGCCGTTGCTTCTTCGGGTGCGGCGACGCTCAGCGATACCGAGCTCCAGGGGAAACTCGAGACGCTGGGGGCATCGCTGAACGTCGACGTGGATGTGGATCGAGTGGTCTATGGGCTATCGGTCGTCAAAGATCGCATGCCCGAAGCATTCGATTTGCTCGCGCAGGTCGTCACGAAGCCGCGCCTCGGCAATGACGATATCGTCCGCGTGCAAAAGCGCCTCGCCGAAGAAGCCGCGGACAATGCGCGTGGAGATGGACGGTGGGGCGCCATGATGATGCTGTATCGGGATTTATTTGCTCTGCCGAGTGAATATCATCCTTATGCCTCGTACGACGCAACGGTCGACGACATCAACAAGCTCAAACCGGGTGATTGCAAGAATTGGCACCGTCGTTTTTTCGTACCGAGCAACATGCTCGTCGCGGCATCGGGAGACGTCGACCCGGTCGTGTTACAATCCGCGGCCCAAAAGGGATTGGGTAAACTTCGCAAAGCCTCTGCACCGTCGATATCGTTTACGGATCCATTGCCTCCCGGATCGATGAAAATCACGCTCGTCGACAGGCCTGGAAGCGAGCAAAGCGAAGTGGCCGTGGGCACTCTGGCGCCAAAACAAGACGAACCCACGTACCCATCGTTTCTCGTGGCCGATCAGGTCGTCGGTGGAACCTATACGGGTCGTCTTTTCACGGACCTGCGGGAAAAACGCGGGCTGGCCTATCTTTCCTTTTCGAGCGTCGATTCGTATGCCAATGGCCCGTCCGTGTTTTATCTGTACGCACAAACGCAAAACAGCTCGACGGGCGAAGCGCTCGCGGCTCTTCTGGATCACGCACAAAAGATGGTCACCGAAGCGCCGACGGCAGCCGAGAACGAAACGGCATCGCGGTTTCTTGCCGGATGGCACTCGATCGATGCCGGTGTGCCCGGAAAAACCGCAGATTCGCTGTGCGATTCATGGGTGAACAAACAACCGGACGACGCTCCGGAAGAACTGGCGAAGGCCATTCGGAAAACGACACCCGAATCGACGCAAAAAGCGTTCGCGGAGTATGTGCGACGGGGGCACATGATTGTCGTGGTTTCGGGTGACGTATCGAAGGTGGGCGCTGCGCTACAACCCTTCGGAGAAGTCAAAGTCGTCGATCCGATGCGGAATTTTGCTCGGATCAAAACGCTACCTGCGACAAGAAACTGA
- a CDS encoding nuclease A inhibitor family protein, with protein sequence MTSDTKAALRTLEAAARGLLFPSESDFPIEPFFYGNEEPTPEGLLDAQRLPPKTRVEETTLAGFFEGLTEVAKDASDDERESAERFRSLMSVLEESLTDVRVYRVGEIDIEVFVIGRHPSGEWLGVRTNVVET encoded by the coding sequence ATGACGTCCGACACGAAGGCCGCGTTGCGAACACTCGAAGCTGCCGCACGGGGACTTCTTTTTCCGAGCGAGTCCGACTTCCCGATCGAGCCGTTTTTCTATGGAAACGAGGAGCCGACGCCTGAAGGACTGCTCGACGCGCAACGACTTCCACCGAAGACGCGTGTCGAAGAGACGACGCTCGCAGGCTTCTTCGAGGGACTCACGGAAGTTGCGAAGGATGCATCGGACGACGAGCGGGAATCGGCAGAGCGATTTCGTTCGCTCATGAGCGTGCTCGAGGAAAGCCTGACCGACGTGCGCGTCTATCGTGTGGGCGAGATTGACATCGAAGTGTTCGTCATCGGTCGCCATCCTTCCGGCGAGTGGTTGGGCGTCCGGACAAACGTCGTGGAGACATGA
- a CDS encoding pentapeptide repeat-containing protein translates to MVNPPAFVEPPVRIEPPAVVAPIAVAPPPAAPASAPQPPPMVPPVVRTDPEASSVVAAPPPPAQAPAPVASEEPPEKAATPPPAVSASPPVAAAAVETGIRATIIERLRAGVPAPLHGLAVAGADLSGLDMRGANLSGHDLGGAKLCKTNLTGARLGGARLVDAELEEADLSNADLAGADLTRATLTKTRMSGANIDNTNFTAAHGDGAIFDGSKGRATLFVRGQWLGASFRSIDVLSADFTGAALDGAILERAVIPDAKLNDARGKGANFDGARIDQVHADGAALVECTFRNVDAKGSIWENATLDGSSFDEARMENAVFVRTSCRATKFVNANLRGANFGKAQGDGADLGGANLDSADFRQARFCDARFEGAKLPNLLAPRADLARANFSHADLSNGSLRAAQLGGANLAHACLDGADLRDADLKRSVLFKASRTGAKLSGANTKDAIENDPNG, encoded by the coding sequence GTGGTGAACCCCCCAGCGTTCGTCGAACCGCCCGTACGCATCGAACCGCCTGCGGTGGTCGCGCCCATCGCCGTTGCACCACCGCCTGCTGCGCCAGCATCCGCGCCGCAACCTCCGCCAATGGTACCGCCGGTTGTCCGGACCGACCCTGAAGCCTCGAGCGTCGTCGCAGCGCCTCCACCGCCCGCGCAAGCACCCGCGCCGGTTGCATCGGAAGAACCCCCGGAGAAAGCCGCAACGCCACCGCCTGCAGTGAGTGCTTCGCCGCCGGTAGCAGCAGCCGCGGTGGAAACCGGCATCCGAGCGACGATCATCGAACGGCTCCGCGCTGGCGTTCCAGCGCCACTCCACGGCCTCGCCGTTGCTGGTGCAGACCTGAGTGGCCTCGACATGCGAGGCGCCAACTTGTCGGGTCATGACCTCGGTGGTGCGAAGTTGTGTAAGACAAACCTGACCGGTGCTCGGCTGGGTGGTGCGCGTCTCGTCGATGCCGAACTGGAAGAGGCCGATCTTTCGAACGCCGATCTCGCCGGCGCGGATTTGACGCGTGCAACCCTGACGAAGACCCGCATGTCCGGAGCGAACATCGACAACACGAATTTCACGGCCGCTCACGGCGATGGAGCGATCTTCGATGGCTCGAAGGGGCGCGCGACGTTGTTCGTTCGCGGCCAATGGCTGGGCGCGTCATTTCGCTCCATCGACGTCCTCAGCGCCGACTTTACGGGAGCGGCACTCGATGGAGCGATCCTCGAACGCGCCGTCATTCCCGACGCCAAGTTGAACGATGCTCGCGGCAAAGGTGCGAACTTCGACGGCGCTCGAATCGACCAAGTTCATGCCGACGGAGCAGCCCTGGTCGAGTGCACGTTCCGAAATGTCGATGCCAAGGGTTCCATTTGGGAAAACGCAACGCTCGACGGATCGTCGTTCGACGAAGCTCGCATGGAGAATGCGGTGTTCGTGCGCACGAGCTGTCGTGCGACGAAGTTTGTCAATGCAAACCTTCGCGGCGCCAACTTTGGTAAAGCCCAAGGCGATGGTGCCGATCTTGGTGGGGCGAACCTGGACAGCGCCGATTTCCGCCAAGCTCGCTTCTGTGATGCTCGTTTCGAGGGCGCGAAATTGCCCAACCTCCTTGCGCCTCGTGCCGACCTTGCGCGCGCCAACTTCAGCCATGCCGATTTGTCGAACGGGAGCCTTCGCGCAGCGCAACTCGGGGGCGCGAACCTGGCCCACGCGTGCCTCGATGGCGCGGATTTGCGCGATGCGGATCTCAAGCGCAGCGTGCTTTTCAAGGCATCTCGAACGGGCGCGAAGCTGAGCGGTGCGAACACCAAAGACGCGATCGAAAACGATCCGAACGGGTAG
- a CDS encoding ABC transporter ATP-binding protein: MNPKERTHDAPRTTSQEPKSFASRLRGSFEHFPRAFAILMRTAKLGTVALLVLTLVAAVLPLGIAYVGKAIVDAVAQRSPGQTFTWVLVELGLVTALALVERGLGLLRTLIGARMSLDINGAILEKTLALDLSHFEDPAVYDQLTRARREASSRPLAMVMETLAIVRATVTLIGYGALLLQWNALAVLALAVASLPSAIAEVRFGNIAFRLRNWRSPDTRKLTYLEYVLANDAHVKEVKLFGIGPLLLDRYRSLGEKFYREDRGLAIKRASIGWVLSLIGTGTFYGCYAWMALGAARGEITLGDLVLYGVSFRQGQQAFQSILSSLGGMYEHNLYMSNLFTFLAIPTSNPALAASNRDDDLTSNDSAEGIRFEGVSFRYPGQTNWAIEKLDLTVARGESVALVGHNGAGKTTLIKLLTGLYAPTEGRITMNGKDIADWDQEKLRKQIGVVFQDFNRYQLTVRENVGFGSTDHMNDEKRLSEAVDRGGATEVLKTLPGGLETQLGRWFKDGTELSGGQWQKIALARAFMREDASVLVLDEPTAALDAEAEHAVFERFRLLSKGRTTFLVSHRFPTVRMADRILVLDGGRVIEEGTHAELLAQKGKYAKMFELQAAGYQ; encoded by the coding sequence ATGAACCCGAAAGAGCGAACGCACGACGCGCCTCGCACCACGTCGCAAGAACCGAAATCTTTTGCAAGTCGACTACGCGGCAGTTTCGAACACTTTCCACGCGCGTTTGCCATCCTCATGCGAACGGCCAAGCTCGGCACGGTCGCGCTGCTCGTGTTGACGCTCGTCGCCGCTGTTTTGCCGCTCGGAATTGCCTACGTGGGCAAAGCAATCGTGGATGCGGTTGCGCAGCGTTCGCCAGGACAAACGTTCACGTGGGTCCTCGTCGAACTCGGGCTCGTCACGGCGCTGGCGCTGGTCGAACGAGGTCTCGGGCTATTGCGAACGCTCATCGGCGCGCGCATGTCGCTCGACATCAACGGAGCCATCCTCGAAAAGACGCTCGCACTGGACCTGTCGCACTTCGAGGATCCGGCCGTTTACGATCAGCTCACGCGAGCGCGGCGCGAGGCTTCGTCGAGGCCGCTTGCGATGGTGATGGAAACACTGGCAATCGTGCGCGCCACGGTGACGCTGATTGGATATGGTGCGCTTCTTTTGCAATGGAATGCGCTCGCGGTATTGGCGCTCGCGGTGGCGTCGCTTCCAAGCGCCATCGCGGAAGTGCGATTTGGTAACATCGCGTTTCGCTTGCGGAATTGGCGTTCGCCCGACACGCGAAAACTGACGTACCTCGAATACGTGCTGGCGAACGACGCGCACGTGAAAGAAGTGAAATTGTTTGGTATCGGCCCGCTGCTCCTCGATCGGTACCGGTCGCTCGGTGAAAAGTTTTATCGAGAAGATCGCGGGCTTGCGATAAAGCGAGCGAGCATCGGGTGGGTTTTGTCGCTCATTGGCACGGGGACGTTTTACGGATGTTATGCATGGATGGCGCTCGGCGCCGCGCGAGGCGAAATTACGCTGGGTGATTTGGTGCTTTACGGTGTTTCGTTCAGACAAGGACAACAAGCGTTTCAGTCCATTCTTTCGTCGCTCGGCGGCATGTACGAACACAACCTCTACATGTCGAATTTGTTCACGTTTCTCGCGATTCCCACGTCGAACCCCGCGCTCGCCGCATCGAATCGTGACGATGATTTGACGTCAAACGATTCGGCGGAAGGCATCCGATTCGAAGGGGTGAGTTTCCGTTATCCGGGACAAACGAATTGGGCCATCGAAAAGCTAGATTTGACGGTCGCACGCGGTGAAAGCGTGGCGCTCGTGGGGCACAATGGCGCGGGAAAAACGACGTTGATCAAGCTCTTGACGGGCCTTTACGCGCCGACCGAAGGCCGCATCACGATGAACGGCAAAGACATCGCGGATTGGGACCAGGAAAAGTTGCGAAAACAAATTGGTGTCGTGTTTCAAGACTTCAATCGATACCAATTGACCGTGCGCGAAAATGTCGGGTTTGGCAGCACGGACCACATGAATGACGAAAAGCGATTGTCAGAAGCCGTCGATCGTGGTGGGGCAACGGAGGTCCTGAAGACGTTGCCCGGCGGGCTCGAAACGCAACTTGGTCGGTGGTTCAAAGACGGAACGGAATTGTCTGGTGGGCAATGGCAAAAAATTGCCCTCGCACGCGCCTTCATGCGCGAAGACGCGTCGGTATTGGTCCTGGACGAACCCACCGCGGCGCTCGATGCAGAAGCTGAACACGCGGTATTCGAACGATTTCGTTTGCTCTCCAAAGGTCGAACGACGTTCCTCGTGTCGCACCGATTTCCGACGGTGCGCATGGCCGATCGAATTTTGGTGCTCGATGGCGGCCGCGTGATCGAAGAAGGGACGCACGCCGAGTTATTGGCGCAGAAGGGCAAATACGCGAAGATGTTCGAGTTGCAAGCGGCGGGGTATCAGTGA
- a CDS encoding DNA/RNA non-specific endonuclease: protein MLPPTSTTASAMGKPADPSIHLAMGVPTDDSPDDDYVMRKPQYALSYNSTRNVPNWVSWQLDETWFGSVPRHKGKFLEDRDLPRDFKRTNHDDYTGSGFDRGHMVRSEERTRTADDNRSTFLMTNILPQYHDLNAGPWLRLEEHCEKLAKREGQQLFVMAGGIFPRTKRATQIIGRDVAVPSSFFKIIVILQPGQGPKDVQASTPILAVIMPNETGIQDRKWDEYQVTVDEIEKRSGYDFLSAVPEAVQRAIEARRAD from the coding sequence ATGCTTCCGCCCACGTCGACAACGGCGAGCGCCATGGGCAAACCCGCCGATCCGAGCATCCATCTCGCCATGGGCGTGCCCACGGACGATTCGCCCGACGACGACTACGTGATGCGCAAACCACAGTACGCCCTTTCGTACAACTCGACGCGAAATGTGCCGAACTGGGTGAGCTGGCAACTCGATGAAACTTGGTTTGGCTCGGTACCGCGCCACAAGGGCAAGTTCCTAGAAGACCGCGACTTGCCTCGAGACTTCAAGCGCACGAACCACGATGACTACACCGGATCGGGCTTCGATCGAGGCCACATGGTCCGCTCCGAGGAACGCACGCGCACGGCTGATGACAACCGCTCGACGTTTCTCATGACAAACATTCTCCCGCAGTACCACGACCTCAATGCGGGCCCTTGGCTTCGCCTCGAAGAACATTGCGAGAAGCTCGCCAAGCGTGAAGGTCAGCAGCTCTTCGTGATGGCAGGCGGCATCTTTCCTCGAACCAAACGCGCAACGCAGATCATCGGTCGAGATGTCGCAGTCCCCAGCTCGTTCTTCAAAATCATCGTGATCTTACAGCCGGGGCAAGGGCCCAAAGACGTGCAGGCGTCGACGCCGATCCTTGCGGTCATCATGCCCAACGAAACCGGCATCCAAGACCGCAAATGGGATGAGTACCAAGTGACGGTCGACGAGATCGAAAAACGCTCGGGGTACGACTTTCTCTCCGCCGTGCCGGAAGCGGTTCAGCGGGCGATCGAAGCGCGCCGCGCAGACTGA
- a CDS encoding putative metal-binding motif-containing protein — protein sequence MTPKTSKETRMRKQSATILGLGILVIAPLVPGACKATSEPSTFASTGQSSSSSSGGGGGSTSSGGGEGGDDIGFGGQGGTGGSGGGGIDCTPKGPDDDVDGDGYTPNEGDCNDCDKYRNPNSVEVINEPGAPAFDENCDGTVDEVPNPPCDDSLAIDSKDALDGARAIELCKMSSSVLEWGVVSAAWVLADGSPPPVGFESSFHLGHGLLTAFGPNNSVRHGARLLALSSGTARQPEDPGYQPVNGFSKGYQAQHPEGFPKESPACPGSFTGMPNDAVALEVKIRVPLNAHGFSFDFNFFTYEWPGFICSQYNDFFVALLSPKPMGQMDGNVSFDSQGNPVSVNNAFLEVCGCPENPPLPCSAGGKSFTCPRGNIGLIGTGFGFDTEGSDHAATDWLKTQAPVKPGSEITMRWAVYDSGDGSLDSTSLVDNWQWIAKPGTVVITDPVPK from the coding sequence ATGACACCGAAAACGTCCAAAGAAACACGCATGCGCAAGCAATCGGCCACCATTCTCGGGCTTGGCATTCTCGTCATCGCGCCGCTCGTTCCGGGGGCATGCAAAGCGACATCGGAGCCGTCGACATTTGCATCCACGGGGCAAAGTTCGTCGAGCTCTTCCGGCGGAGGAGGCGGCTCGACGTCATCGGGCGGCGGGGAAGGGGGCGACGATATTGGCTTTGGCGGCCAAGGCGGCACGGGCGGAAGTGGCGGCGGCGGCATCGATTGCACTCCCAAAGGACCAGACGATGACGTCGACGGTGACGGATATACGCCCAATGAAGGCGACTGCAACGATTGCGACAAATATCGCAATCCCAATTCCGTAGAAGTCATCAACGAACCCGGCGCTCCAGCATTCGACGAAAACTGCGACGGAACGGTCGACGAAGTTCCCAATCCTCCTTGCGACGATAGCCTCGCCATCGATTCGAAAGACGCGCTCGACGGCGCTCGTGCCATCGAGCTCTGCAAAATGAGTAGCTCCGTTCTCGAATGGGGCGTCGTCTCGGCAGCGTGGGTTTTGGCCGATGGATCGCCTCCTCCCGTCGGCTTCGAATCGAGCTTTCACCTGGGCCACGGGCTGCTTACGGCGTTTGGTCCCAACAACAGCGTTCGACACGGCGCGCGTTTGCTTGCTCTTTCGAGCGGGACGGCAAGACAACCGGAGGACCCTGGATATCAGCCCGTCAACGGATTTTCCAAGGGATACCAAGCTCAACATCCCGAGGGTTTTCCGAAAGAATCACCTGCGTGCCCCGGTTCCTTTACGGGGATGCCCAATGACGCAGTGGCACTCGAAGTCAAAATTCGCGTGCCGCTCAATGCCCACGGCTTCTCGTTCGACTTCAACTTCTTCACGTACGAATGGCCCGGGTTCATTTGCAGCCAATACAACGACTTCTTCGTGGCGCTCCTGTCCCCCAAACCAATGGGCCAAATGGACGGAAACGTTTCATTCGATAGTCAAGGCAACCCGGTCAGCGTCAACAACGCATTCCTCGAAGTGTGCGGTTGTCCCGAAAATCCTCCGCTACCGTGCAGCGCCGGCGGCAAGTCGTTCACGTGCCCGCGCGGAAACATCGGCCTCATCGGTACGGGCTTCGGATTCGATACCGAAGGTAGCGATCACGCCGCGACCGATTGGCTGAAAACGCAGGCACCCGTAAAGCCAGGCTCGGAAATTACCATGCGCTGGGCCGTCTACGATTCCGGTGACGGATCGCTCGATTCCACGTCGCTCGTGGATAATTGGCAGTGGATCGCCAAACCCGGAACCGTCGTCATTACGGATCCGGTACCAAAGTAG